The Candidatus Nitrosotalea sinensis genome contains a region encoding:
- a CDS encoding DNA-directed RNA polymerase subunit A', producing the protein MALETIKVIDGIKFSVWSPTEIRKYSVAEITAPETYDEDGMSVQGGLMDGRLGTLEPGQKCLTCGNTAARCPGHFGHIELAEPVLHIAFIDNIYKLLLTTCRSCARLKIPQEELEEYHRIMKKEAAYTVISIKHIPTEIIERAKKEKTCPHCGKSQYELIFTKPTIFIERTELGENRLLPITIRERFSHMIDEDLKLLGYDPTTARPEWFILQVLPVPPVTVRPSIILETGIRSEDDLTHKLVDIIRVNQRLKESKEAGTPPLIVQDLVDLLQYHVTTYFDNEVSGIPQAHHRSGRPLKTLTQRLKGKEGRFRGSLSGKRVDFSSRTVISPDPSLQISEVGVPEAVATKLTIPEVVTEWNIDRLKKLVINGPSKFPGANYIVRPDGVKIRLDFVEDRETIANNIEIGYLVERHLSDGDIVMFNRQPSLHQMSIMGHYVRVLPGKTFRLHPSVCPPYNADFDGDEMNLHVPQSEEARAEAILLMRVQDQLISPRYGGPIIGALRDFITGAYLLTKDDTTLTPQEFANLAMLAGYNGTFPEPAVKTKTGSLYSGKQLFSLFLPKDFNYVITSKWSKGTKGPVKDVVIKNGQLVSGVIDKASIGAEEPDSVLHRITKDYGYEEAKNFLNSILIMLKQFITGYGFSYGYADLELATKTKEGILENIQESYDKVYDFIAQAKKGTLQLSRGLSAEEALEAYIVNELSKARDKAGNSADKSFDETNAGRIMATTGARGSSLNIGQMAGALGQQSIRGRRILKGYSNRALPHFKENDANPDGKGFVKSNYREGLSTLEFFFHAMGGREGLVDTAVRTQQSGYMQRRLINALEHLKLEYDGTVRDPHGHIIQFLYGEDGIDVAKSDHGEAFRITRLIESESIIDSGKKATKEEITELVKKYTKTFNPRLAQTVHDALIESKLSKEGVDKVCKKALELYDNAKVEPGQAVGVVTAQSIGEPGTQMTLRTFHFAGIRERNVTLGLPRLIELVDARKKPVTPTMDIYLEENHKKSKEKAIKVAREILHTKISALISSTETDYSTKIKLNLNQDKLRERACTIEDVVDALQSSKKKFEIEPSGNSITLTLPEESDTQTVLAMRNKVLSTTVKGVTDVERVTIVQQGEEWVIQTSGSNIAKVWEIDGIDKKNIRTNNIFEIASTLGIEAARNSLINELSSTLEDQGLEVDIRYIMLVSDLMCSRGYLQQIGRHGIAGTKTSVLARAAFEITVPTIAEAALAGEVEELKGVTENVIVGANIPIGTGTVDLYMKVVQDG; encoded by the coding sequence ATGGCACTCGAAACAATAAAAGTAATTGATGGGATTAAGTTTTCAGTATGGTCTCCAACTGAAATAAGAAAATACTCTGTTGCTGAGATCACTGCTCCTGAAACATATGATGAAGATGGAATGTCTGTTCAAGGTGGATTGATGGATGGACGACTGGGTACTTTGGAGCCAGGACAAAAATGTCTTACTTGTGGAAATACTGCTGCAAGATGTCCGGGTCACTTTGGACATATTGAATTAGCAGAACCTGTATTACACATTGCATTTATTGATAATATCTACAAGTTGTTGTTAACTACTTGCAGATCATGTGCAAGACTAAAGATTCCTCAAGAAGAATTAGAAGAATACCATCGCATTATGAAAAAAGAGGCTGCATACACTGTAATTTCAATTAAACATATTCCTACTGAAATAATCGAAAGAGCAAAGAAGGAAAAGACATGCCCTCACTGTGGAAAATCACAATACGAACTAATATTCACAAAACCAACAATTTTCATAGAAAGAACTGAGCTTGGTGAAAACAGATTGTTGCCAATCACAATACGAGAAAGATTCTCCCACATGATAGATGAAGATCTGAAATTACTGGGATACGATCCAACAACTGCAAGACCAGAATGGTTTATCTTACAAGTTCTTCCGGTACCTCCAGTCACAGTAAGACCTTCAATTATTCTTGAGACAGGAATTAGATCTGAAGATGACTTGACTCACAAACTTGTAGATATCATTCGTGTAAACCAAAGACTCAAAGAAAGCAAAGAGGCTGGAACTCCACCTCTTATCGTACAAGATTTGGTTGATCTCTTGCAGTATCATGTTACGACCTATTTTGATAATGAAGTTTCTGGAATTCCACAAGCTCATCACAGATCAGGAAGACCTCTCAAAACTCTAACTCAGAGACTGAAAGGAAAAGAGGGAAGATTTAGAGGTTCATTGTCTGGTAAGAGAGTTGACTTTTCAAGTAGAACTGTTATTTCACCTGATCCAAGCTTACAGATTTCTGAAGTAGGTGTTCCAGAAGCAGTTGCAACAAAATTGACAATTCCTGAAGTAGTAACAGAATGGAATATTGACAGACTGAAGAAACTTGTCATAAATGGACCAAGTAAATTCCCAGGTGCTAATTATATCGTAAGACCAGATGGAGTAAAAATAAGACTTGACTTTGTAGAAGATAGAGAAACAATTGCAAACAATATTGAAATTGGTTATCTCGTAGAAAGACATCTCTCTGATGGTGATATTGTAATGTTTAACAGACAACCATCATTGCACCAAATGTCTATCATGGGACATTATGTACGAGTCTTGCCTGGCAAAACATTCCGATTACATCCTTCTGTATGTCCTCCATACAACGCTGACTTTGATGGTGATGAGATGAATCTCCACGTGCCACAAAGTGAAGAAGCACGAGCAGAAGCTATACTATTGATGCGTGTACAGGATCAACTTATCTCTCCAAGATATGGAGGACCAATCATAGGTGCATTGCGTGATTTCATCACTGGTGCATATTTGCTTACAAAAGATGATACCACTCTAACACCACAAGAATTTGCGAACCTTGCAATGTTGGCTGGTTACAATGGAACATTTCCAGAACCTGCAGTAAAAACAAAGACTGGCTCACTTTATAGTGGTAAACAATTATTCTCACTCTTCCTGCCTAAAGACTTTAACTATGTTATCACATCAAAGTGGTCCAAGGGTACCAAGGGTCCTGTCAAGGATGTCGTGATCAAGAATGGTCAACTAGTAAGTGGAGTAATTGACAAGGCATCAATAGGTGCAGAAGAACCGGACAGTGTATTGCATAGAATTACTAAAGATTATGGATATGAAGAGGCAAAGAATTTCCTCAATTCTATATTAATAATGCTAAAACAATTCATCACTGGTTATGGATTTAGCTATGGTTATGCTGATCTTGAGCTTGCAACAAAGACAAAAGAAGGAATCCTTGAAAATATTCAAGAGTCATATGATAAAGTATATGACTTCATTGCACAAGCAAAGAAAGGTACCCTGCAGCTAAGTAGAGGTCTATCAGCTGAAGAAGCATTAGAGGCTTATATTGTAAATGAACTCTCAAAAGCAAGAGACAAGGCTGGCAACTCTGCAGACAAGTCTTTTGATGAAACCAATGCAGGAAGAATAATGGCAACTACTGGTGCTAGAGGTTCTTCATTGAATATTGGTCAGATGGCAGGTGCATTAGGTCAACAGTCTATTAGAGGTAGAAGAATTCTCAAAGGATATAGTAATAGAGCATTACCACACTTTAAAGAAAATGATGCAAATCCAGATGGTAAAGGATTTGTAAAGTCTAACTACAGAGAAGGATTGTCCACCTTGGAATTTTTCTTCCATGCTATGGGAGGAAGAGAAGGTCTTGTAGATACTGCAGTAAGAACACAACAAAGTGGTTACATGCAGAGAAGACTCATCAATGCACTAGAACATCTAAAACTGGAATATGATGGAACTGTAAGAGATCCTCACGGACACATAATCCAATTCCTTTATGGAGAAGATGGTATTGATGTTGCAAAAAGTGATCATGGTGAAGCGTTTAGAATTACAAGATTGATTGAATCTGAGAGCATCATAGATTCAGGAAAGAAAGCAACTAAAGAAGAGATAACAGAATTAGTGAAAAAATACACCAAGACTTTCAATCCACGTCTGGCACAGACAGTACATGATGCACTAATTGAATCAAAATTAAGCAAGGAAGGTGTAGACAAGGTCTGTAAAAAAGCACTAGAACTATACGATAATGCCAAAGTAGAACCTGGTCAAGCGGTTGGTGTAGTAACTGCACAATCTATTGGAGAGCCCGGTACTCAGATGACTTTGAGAACATTCCACTTTGCAGGTATCCGAGAACGAAACGTAACTTTGGGTCTTCCACGATTAATTGAACTTGTTGATGCACGAAAGAAGCCTGTAACTCCTACAATGGATATCTACTTGGAAGAAAACCACAAGAAATCAAAGGAAAAAGCAATCAAAGTAGCAAGAGAGATCCTGCATACCAAGATCAGCGCATTGATATCTAGTACTGAAACTGATTACTCTACAAAGATCAAACTAAATCTTAACCAGGATAAATTACGAGAAAGAGCATGCACCATTGAAGATGTGGTTGATGCACTACAATCTTCTAAAAAGAAATTCGAAATAGAACCAAGTGGAAATTCAATCACACTTACATTACCAGAAGAATCTGATACTCAGACTGTTCTTGCAATGAGAAACAAAGTCCTTTCAACTACTGTAAAGGGTGTAACTGATGTGGAACGAGTTACAATTGTGCAGCAAGGAGAAGAATGGGTCATTCAAACTTCTGGTTCGAACATTGCAAAAGTGTGGGAAATTGATGGAATTGATAAAAAGAACATACGAACTAACAATATCTTTGAGATAGCAAGTACTTTGGGTATAGAGGCAGCACGAAATTCACTGATAAATGAATTAAGCTCTACTCTTGAAGACCAAGGTCTAGAAGTTGATATTAGATATATTATGTTGGTATCAGATTTGATGTGTTCTAGAGGATACTTGCAACAAATTGGAAGACATGGAATTGCTGGAACAAAGACAAGTGTTCTCGCAAGAGCAGCATTTGAAATTACAGTTCCTACAATCGCAGAGGCTGCACTAGCAGGAGAAGTTGAAGAACTCAAAGGAGTAACAGAAAATGTTATAGTGGGTGCAAATATTCCAATTGGTACAGGAACTGTTGATCTATACATGAAAGTGGTTCAAGATGGCTAA
- a CDS encoding 30S ribosomal protein S12 yields the protein MAKSPLGLFAGRVLKDKRKRQKWSIGTYKRRELGLDRKASPLGGAPQARGIVLEKVGIEAKQPNSAVRKCVRVQLIKNGKTVTAFLPRDGALNFVDEHDEVHVEGMGASMGGALGDIPGVRWKVFKVNGTSLKELVYGKKEKPRR from the coding sequence ATGGCAAAATCACCACTAGGTCTATTTGCAGGAAGAGTTCTCAAGGATAAGAGAAAAAGGCAAAAATGGTCTATAGGCACATACAAGAGAAGAGAGTTAGGTCTTGACAGAAAAGCAAGTCCTCTTGGAGGTGCTCCTCAAGCTCGAGGCATTGTATTGGAAAAAGTCGGAATAGAGGCAAAACAGCCCAACTCTGCAGTCAGAAAATGTGTTCGTGTTCAACTCATAAAGAATGGTAAAACAGTTACTGCATTTCTTCCTCGTGACGGTGCCCTTAACTTTGTTGATGAGCATGATGAAGTTCATGTGGAAGGTATGGGTGCATCTATGGGAGGAGCACTTGGAGATATTCCTGGTGTCAGGTGGAAAGTCTTTAAAGTAAATGGAACATCACTCAAAGAACTTGTTTACGGTAAGAAAGAAAAACCAAGGAGATAA
- a CDS encoding NAD(P)/FAD-dependent oxidoreductase has protein sequence MKIAVVGIGVAGAYLLARLKNQHEVVGFERSTIENHDSICAWGTSKAPMEEFANKVGLDFDDYVIHDGKQMYIDMNSERFQIKLKGLCTYNKIGLIKDMAKGCKIHYGAAPKLQDLESEFDIIVDSTGFHRSYLPRLEKDFHLPTYQYKVEYENGVPFDDFYLKPFSSISGYFWYFPLGDNIAHIGAGDKNRNHIVETNAFLKKYGGKILKTVGRPIRLATPDMCEPFYHGKVIGVGESIGTVYPLLGEGIIPSMTCGDIFVDTLGDNERYRQTVLEKFAIYSKVLSFVRNKMDSKFGMMKNFFDMLAIYRYMKKNERRFGMEIKMTDMMKVAKA, from the coding sequence TTGAAGATAGCTGTAGTTGGCATAGGGGTTGCCGGAGCATATCTACTTGCAAGATTAAAGAATCAACACGAAGTGGTAGGTTTTGAGAGATCCACTATTGAAAATCATGATTCTATATGCGCTTGGGGTACATCAAAGGCTCCAATGGAAGAATTTGCAAACAAGGTAGGTCTAGATTTTGATGATTATGTAATACATGACGGAAAGCAGATGTACATTGACATGAATTCTGAAAGATTTCAGATCAAACTCAAGGGATTGTGTACTTACAATAAAATTGGTTTGATAAAAGACATGGCAAAAGGCTGTAAGATACACTATGGTGCTGCTCCAAAACTTCAAGATTTAGAATCAGAATTTGACATCATAGTAGACTCTACAGGTTTTCACAGATCATATCTACCAAGACTTGAAAAAGACTTTCACTTGCCAACATATCAGTATAAGGTAGAATATGAAAATGGTGTACCATTTGATGACTTTTATCTAAAACCATTCTCTTCCATTAGTGGGTATTTCTGGTATTTCCCTCTAGGGGACAACATTGCACATATTGGAGCAGGCGATAAAAACAGAAACCACATAGTAGAGACAAATGCATTTTTGAAAAAATACGGAGGCAAGATCTTAAAGACAGTAGGAAGACCAATACGTCTTGCAACTCCAGACATGTGTGAGCCATTCTATCACGGAAAGGTCATAGGGGTCGGAGAATCAATAGGAACCGTATACCCATTGCTGGGTGAAGGAATAATTCCAAGTATGACATGTGGAGATATCTTTGTGGATACACTTGGAGACAATGAAAGATACAGACAGACGGTTCTTGAAAAATTTGCAATATATTCAAAGGTGTTATCATTTGTAAGAAATAAAATGGATAGCAAATTTGGCATGATGAAGAATTTTTTTGATATGCTAGCAATTTACAGATACATGAAGAAAAATGAGAGAAGATTTGGAATGGAAATCAAAATGACTGACATGATGAAAGTTGCAAAAGCCTAA
- a CDS encoding 30S ribosomal protein S7: protein MTETQNLLLFRKWDISNIDIKDPGLKNVISLKQEIMPMSFGRSALKRFNKAEINIAERLVNKLSHFGKKYAKNTGRMGGKKIRAINTVKAAFDIIYLKTGKNPVEVLIRAVENSAPNEDTTRIVYGGTVYHVSVDVAPLRRVDLALRFIAEGVRDASFSNPKAVEENLAEHLILASANDMNAPSVKKKNELERIAMASR, encoded by the coding sequence ATGACTGAGACACAAAATCTATTATTATTTAGAAAATGGGATATCTCAAATATTGATATCAAAGACCCAGGCCTGAAAAACGTAATCTCACTTAAACAAGAAATAATGCCCATGTCATTTGGCAGATCTGCTCTTAAAAGATTCAATAAAGCAGAGATAAACATTGCAGAAAGACTAGTTAACAAATTATCTCACTTTGGAAAAAAATATGCCAAGAACACAGGAAGAATGGGAGGCAAGAAAATTCGTGCAATAAATACGGTCAAGGCTGCTTTTGATATCATTTATTTGAAAACTGGTAAAAATCCAGTTGAGGTCTTGATACGAGCAGTAGAAAATTCTGCTCCAAATGAAGACACAACAAGAATAGTTTATGGTGGAACTGTCTATCACGTTTCAGTAGATGTTGCACCTCTTAGGCGAGTTGACTTGGCATTACGATTCATTGCTGAAGGTGTAAGGGATGCATCATTTTCTAATCCAAAAGCAGTTGAAGAAAATCTTGCAGAGCATCTCATACTTGCGTCTGCAAATGACATGAATGCTCCTTCTGTCAAGAAGAAAAATGAATTAGAAAGAATTGCAATGGCTTCACGATAA
- the leuS gene encoding leucine--tRNA ligase, which translates to MDWISLEEKWRHKWEQGKYFETDPNNDKKFFVTVAYPYPNSPQHVGHGRTYTLADVHARFMRMLGYNVLFPMGFHYTGTPILGMARRVQDNDKKLLETFRTLYKVPDEKIEEFVEPVKIADYFHQEIKAGMIEMGYSIDWRREFTTIDPVYSKFIEWQFGRLREKNLIIQGTHPVGWCPKDQNPVSQHDTQGDVEPSFTEYTIIKFKYDKYIIPTATLRPETIFGVTNIWINPDFIYEIIQVDNETWIVSSECARKLEFQNKTITRLDKIPGKQLVGKKVQVPERNDQILLLPATFVKSENGTGIVMSVPAHAPFDYQALEDLKKEITKHPELSEVEHIKAISIIETDGYSEVPALDAIKKFQIDNQNSPKLDEATKEIYSKEFYGGKLKQNTGKFANKIVADAKEEVKKWMLQEKNADILYELNEIPIRCRCGAECVVKILNNQWFLNYSDPQWKEQVHSWINEMKILPEDIRNEFNNVVDWLRERACARQHGLGTKLPWDKNWIIESLADSVIYMAYYTISKYVNNKEITPENTPSVFFDYVFLDKGDANNVSTQCNISLDLLEKIKKEFQYFYPVNARHSGRDLVPNHLTFFIFNHIAIFPKKYWPEEIVVNGSVLMDGKKMSKSEGNIIPLRDAIRTHGADTIRLTILISAELLQDADFNQEAAKGIKSKLENMLEECSKYTVSQYTGLEQEDRWIKSRAEQLVLKTTASIKKMRLREALHLILYEFDSDLQWYMKRALAKKRENFAGILHNILSTRVAMMSPFAPYASEEMWSRLGNSGMVSKSNWPEYHDNMIDYESLQSENLLKNTIEDIKNIIKVTKITPKKITIYTPSQWKVKAYQKILSKIVAGEMNIGALIKHLIADKETEDVKKDPDFVKKTVNDILAESQEEREAKNKTGLIDEKKIFAEMNSLIQAEFGITSQVFAESDQEKYDPKNKARTSRPYKPAILIE; encoded by the coding sequence ATGGATTGGATATCACTTGAAGAAAAGTGGAGACACAAGTGGGAGCAAGGAAAGTATTTTGAGACTGACCCAAATAATGATAAAAAATTCTTTGTAACAGTGGCATACCCGTATCCAAATTCACCTCAACATGTAGGACATGGAAGAACATACACGCTGGCAGACGTACATGCAAGATTCATGCGTATGTTAGGGTACAACGTGTTATTTCCGATGGGATTTCACTATACAGGTACACCAATTCTCGGCATGGCAAGAAGAGTTCAAGACAACGATAAGAAATTGCTTGAAACATTTCGCACTTTGTACAAGGTTCCAGACGAGAAGATAGAAGAGTTTGTCGAACCAGTAAAGATTGCAGATTATTTCCACCAGGAGATTAAAGCAGGAATGATTGAGATGGGATACTCGATAGACTGGAGAAGAGAATTTACAACAATAGATCCTGTTTACAGCAAGTTTATCGAGTGGCAATTTGGAAGACTGAGAGAAAAAAATCTCATAATCCAAGGCACCCACCCTGTAGGATGGTGTCCAAAAGATCAAAACCCAGTATCACAACATGACACACAAGGAGATGTAGAACCAAGTTTCACAGAGTATACAATAATCAAATTCAAGTATGACAAGTACATCATTCCCACTGCAACACTTAGACCAGAAACAATTTTTGGAGTGACAAACATCTGGATAAACCCAGATTTCATTTACGAAATAATTCAAGTCGATAATGAGACATGGATAGTAAGCAGCGAATGTGCAAGAAAGCTAGAATTTCAAAACAAGACAATAACCAGGTTAGACAAGATACCAGGAAAACAACTAGTAGGTAAAAAAGTTCAGGTCCCAGAAAGAAATGATCAAATTCTGTTGCTGCCCGCAACTTTTGTCAAAAGTGAAAATGGTACAGGCATTGTAATGTCTGTTCCCGCACACGCACCTTTTGATTACCAAGCCCTAGAAGATCTCAAAAAAGAGATTACAAAACATCCAGAACTCTCAGAAGTCGAACACATTAAAGCAATATCAATAATCGAAACTGATGGGTATAGTGAAGTTCCGGCATTAGATGCCATAAAAAAATTCCAGATAGATAACCAGAACAGTCCAAAACTAGATGAGGCCACCAAAGAGATATACTCAAAGGAGTTTTACGGTGGAAAGCTGAAACAAAACACAGGTAAATTTGCAAATAAAATAGTTGCAGACGCAAAAGAAGAGGTAAAAAAATGGATGCTGCAAGAAAAAAATGCAGACATTCTATACGAGCTGAATGAGATTCCAATACGATGTAGATGTGGTGCAGAATGTGTGGTAAAGATTCTCAATAACCAATGGTTTCTCAATTACTCTGATCCACAATGGAAAGAACAGGTGCATTCATGGATAAACGAAATGAAGATTCTTCCAGAGGACATCAGAAATGAATTCAATAATGTGGTTGATTGGCTCAGAGAGAGAGCATGTGCAAGACAGCACGGACTTGGAACAAAATTGCCATGGGACAAGAACTGGATAATAGAAAGTCTTGCAGATTCTGTCATCTACATGGCATACTATACAATATCAAAATATGTAAACAATAAAGAAATTACACCAGAAAATACACCTAGTGTATTTTTCGATTACGTATTTTTAGACAAGGGAGATGCAAACAATGTATCAACCCAATGTAACATATCGCTTGATCTTTTAGAGAAGATAAAAAAAGAATTCCAGTATTTTTACCCAGTAAACGCAAGACATTCTGGAAGAGATCTAGTTCCAAATCATTTGACATTTTTCATTTTTAACCACATTGCAATATTTCCAAAAAAATACTGGCCAGAGGAAATTGTAGTCAATGGTTCAGTACTTATGGACGGAAAAAAGATGTCAAAATCAGAAGGAAACATAATTCCACTAAGAGATGCCATAAGAACACATGGTGCAGATACCATAAGACTGACAATTTTGATTTCTGCAGAATTACTTCAGGATGCTGATTTTAATCAGGAAGCTGCAAAGGGAATTAAAAGCAAATTAGAAAACATGCTAGAAGAGTGTTCTAAATATACAGTTTCTCAATATACTGGTCTAGAACAAGAAGATCGGTGGATAAAAAGTAGAGCTGAGCAATTGGTTCTCAAAACTACTGCATCAATAAAGAAGATGAGATTAAGAGAAGCACTACATCTTATTCTCTACGAGTTTGATTCTGATCTTCAATGGTATATGAAGAGAGCTCTTGCCAAGAAGCGTGAAAACTTTGCAGGAATCTTACATAACATACTGTCTACACGAGTAGCAATGATGTCACCATTTGCACCATATGCATCAGAAGAGATGTGGTCAAGGCTTGGAAACTCTGGAATGGTATCAAAATCAAATTGGCCTGAATATCATGACAATATGATAGACTATGAATCTCTCCAGTCAGAAAACTTGCTCAAAAACACAATAGAAGATATCAAAAATATAATCAAGGTTACAAAGATAACTCCAAAAAAGATAACCATCTACACACCATCCCAATGGAAAGTAAAAGCATATCAAAAAATTCTATCAAAGATTGTTGCAGGTGAAATGAACATAGGAGCTCTGATAAAACATCTTATCGCAGATAAGGAAACAGAAGATGTAAAAAAGGATCCTGATTTTGTGAAAAAAACAGTAAATGACATACTAGCAGAATCACAAGAAGAACGAGAGGCAAAAAACAAGACAGGTCTCATTGATGAAAAGAAGATTTTTGCAGAGATGAATTCGTTGATACAAGCAGAATTTGGAATTACATCTCAAGTGTTTGCAGAATCAGACCAAGAAAAATATGATCCAAAAAACAAAGCAAGAACATCAAGACCATACAAACCTGCCATTTTGATTGAATAG
- a CDS encoding NusA-like transcription termination signal-binding factor codes for MTETIKLTTDQIKLMSLFQNVTGATARDCIEDEKQDRVIFVVNQGKMGLAIGKGGSTIKNLQNVVKRNVELVEYSEDPAEFLRNMLNPKLVSEVKINKRLDGSLQAIILVDAKKKGIVVGREGRNAEKARLLAKRYFQISSVLIQSPEKIME; via the coding sequence ATGACGGAAACAATCAAACTGACAACAGATCAGATAAAACTAATGTCGCTTTTTCAAAATGTAACAGGAGCTACAGCACGAGACTGTATTGAGGATGAAAAACAAGATAGAGTGATTTTTGTTGTAAATCAAGGTAAGATGGGATTAGCAATCGGAAAAGGTGGTTCTACAATTAAAAATCTACAAAACGTAGTTAAAAGAAATGTTGAACTTGTAGAATATTCTGAAGATCCAGCAGAGTTTCTAAGAAATATGCTCAATCCAAAACTAGTCTCTGAAGTAAAGATAAACAAGAGATTGGATGGTTCATTACAGGCAATAATTCTAGTTGATGCAAAAAAGAAAGGAATTGTAGTGGGTAGAGAGGGCCGTAATGCAGAAAAGGCACGATTGTTGGCAAAAAGATACTTTCAAATTTCCAGTGTTCTTATACAAAGTCCGGAGAAAATAATGGAGTAG
- a CDS encoding YkgJ family cysteine cluster protein, with translation MMKSNIEEALDTLSQSWMIEPIIRDFILGKKTNVSDFAIKVNDVVFHIPYIGGDDGYVLWKCYWPDCHNCCNRQGRLPLTSNDLITISKHLKYEKASDFVKKETNIATWEERGPSGNPVVMTMINLKRKEDETEANDGTYIRCRFLDEKGYCGLHPSRPGVCYMYPFSSWLENEKGQVRVHATFQFTGDCPGFYFAKSVDEMKNILIEYSKMIYDYTMNSSRTTRENFGYVSM, from the coding sequence TTGATGAAATCAAATATTGAAGAAGCACTGGACACATTATCTCAAAGTTGGATGATTGAACCAATAATTCGAGATTTCATTTTGGGTAAAAAAACAAACGTATCAGATTTTGCAATAAAAGTAAATGATGTAGTGTTTCATATTCCATATATCGGTGGTGACGATGGATATGTTCTATGGAAATGTTATTGGCCTGATTGTCATAATTGCTGTAATAGACAAGGACGACTACCTCTTACAAGCAATGATTTGATAACAATCAGCAAACATCTGAAGTACGAAAAGGCATCAGATTTTGTAAAAAAAGAGACTAACATAGCAACTTGGGAAGAAAGAGGACCTTCTGGAAATCCTGTTGTAATGACTATGATAAATCTAAAACGCAAGGAAGATGAGACTGAAGCAAATGATGGCACCTATATCCGGTGTAGGTTCCTTGATGAGAAGGGTTATTGTGGATTACATCCGTCAAGACCAGGAGTATGTTACATGTATCCTTTTTCATCCTGGCTTGAAAATGAGAAAGGACAAGTTAGGGTTCATGCAACATTTCAATTCACAGGTGATTGTCCGGGATTTTACTTTGCAAAATCTGTTGATGAAATGAAAAATATTCTAATAGAGTATTCAAAAATGATATATGACTATACTATGAATTCCAGCAGAACTACTAGAGAAAACTTTGGTTATGTAAGTATGTAA
- a CDS encoding ribosomal L7Ae/L30e/S12e/Gadd45 family protein, which produces MAKLLEKIIKDAIDDGKYAFGTKEAISTIKSSKAIVLSTSIKQQTLEKIQEAAKSSKVPTINYNGSSVELGRLCGTQFRISAISLKALSDTNLKAITKELETETN; this is translated from the coding sequence ATGGCTAAACTATTAGAAAAAATAATAAAAGATGCAATAGATGATGGCAAGTATGCCTTTGGTACAAAGGAGGCAATAAGTACCATCAAAAGTTCCAAAGCAATTGTCTTGTCTACCTCTATAAAACAACAAACACTTGAAAAAATACAAGAAGCTGCAAAAAGCTCCAAAGTTCCGACCATTAATTACAATGGATCTTCTGTAGAACTTGGAAGATTATGTGGAACGCAATTCCGAATTTCGGCAATATCGCTCAAGGCTCTAAGCGATACTAATCTTAAAGCAATAACAAAAGAACTTGAAACAGAGACGAATTAA